One Natator depressus isolate rNatDep1 chromosome 3, rNatDep2.hap1, whole genome shotgun sequence DNA segment encodes these proteins:
- the AKAP12 gene encoding A-kinase anchor protein 12 isoform X1 — MGAGSSAEQPSPQDAPTAAAESEPASPEAAAAPLEDPEDPAKLLQKNGQISNINGITEEQVELNLQPGELNGQQREAVVTDVGQREPANVIVKEELAENMEAMPPESTDKDGVEDGQKDVQEANEQLPPEEEKVEELEQPSESQSNDVGFKKVFKFVGFKFTVKKDKTEKSEPVQLLTVKKEEEEVAANGAGDHKEVKIETVEEATESEVTHPAEKIEEEPKSEERKDESLPEKVAESPSEEAEGNKEAEGKKEPSKSPESPTNGLVNETASPLRKFFTQGWAGFRKKTSFRKPKEDEQQAPEKEKEEQEREVAEIPVEASEKEKTEKEKEEQEREMGEVPVEASEKEKTEKEKEEQEREVAEIPVEASLKEEVVIPSEQSLPQETTESVNKESELSLEEKVDLSPEEKSKPVKECKISLEEKVEIHFEEKSELPASMTMEIFGEKLEKSKGRSKEEYEPVSPKTAEVFGEKIEKSEPKAPLATEIFDEKLETEEEVHVSTTEEKEVKIEQMPSSASEQSVEGDGELQRIQPTEEQIQAKETVCIVVDDHIKQTEPSSEDAAACKPPDGITTEVELLSSQERAKVQGSPLKKLFTGTGLKKLSGKKHKGKREETKPGEQAEQIQHLADSPESPEEQKAESSASSPEESTEPPSVEKAIDATRVTETEGVISDVERKRECVTPWASFKKMVTPKKRVRRPSESDKEEEIDKAKSATLSSTESAVSENQEETKVNGEEQKLEKSIEEPKRKVDTSVSWEALICVGSSKKRARKSSSSDEEVGQRLAQEGQKIDEVGQSKETAPDMILTSSQESDQGQGSSSPEQAGSPSEGEGVSTWESFKRLVTPRRKSKTKMEERTEESVLVSSIEHSTSDGEPGKEETWVSLKKLIPGRRKKKSDGKPEQACVEEAGEEMTETNEEDSDVPAVVPLSEYEAAEQEKIEAQQATQAEAIREETLDEKRAEKLEDTLIIEQSNEGLVHAVTVTVVEGERAVTSIEERSPSWISATVTESIEQEKDDEEQTEQIFETEVVVEKTVVVTKTLPELRKDISDDTIVSELELTSEALTALEEATEVSCGEEATEVSLAEETTEMVSAVSQLTESPDTTEEVTPVQELEGTEQNLEELNKQTQDILEEVVERVKLSDEVQMISERTVTVIQSMQKIGSEMKDEANEVTVICKETVLVEQSLKKEEPKEADIQHMESAGSVQGRNEADESVLQEVSEMSEKCAEMKEHTEEAKSRDRLADESQWQETEQAFIERHEETSEVEGILEKCKLKEEEFYSGVTITTKAEHEVKAEYVTVVKQQEISTEEAKVNLIEIIPGEITDEGAPEVDGSESETHEAKLELSQEFKQVVDMVPNLESKCMKVTVTEAPLQSEAEDAMLTLESKHSEATAAQSPIPSEETDIPVQSEREHAREALEPRSTEALVDESPVQREIEDAVLILESECTEAVAAEAPVQSDVTEASVQSEGQDAMLSLESKGTEATVQREVTEATMQSEVEGIATEGVMQSEVTEAPVKKEMEDAVLILESECTETVSSEAPMQRDVSEAAVQSGVEDAAHIVEKECTKALASEVQDAVLLLESECTETIAAEATVQSEVTEEATVQNEVEEIAPTATVQNEVDDSMLTLESKCTEITALETTMKSEGTEIPMQSEMEDALLSLESKCTDAIVTGDAVQSGVTEAPVKREVEDAALTLESERTEAVAAEAPMQNDVEDALSKLESEYPGAVVNGAPLQSPKELPVYGKGDKEEPMEAKQILLLPATSSNDNQREETKFELMMEVEKDLFESGKLELASGDKLYLTPVQQEILAVQLEDTGSPIPSVESSEAQKASVPVTAAAIEEQIIAETVTSMESSAETLKPLAAVSEKLFSDLVQDITIAHSGFGAAGGRSEETATMSVSEMTAATVNGMTEAATSCTQPDLVKKDYVDDATQGKEQQKPECREEAEKKTVSQDKKSPSLTHIEFEKDIVQSVTIESQSTKIVLKIIQTAVDKLERTEEPAAVCMASESQQQIESADGSQKGINISEVQGSVQAHQQLLVKGEKTIEGKEQEFQQPSTVKHTILTQSAEKQATLEQTEDVPLISDLSKEGEIQDSGKIVAVPEGVSSESLGAQKSVIDMSVSEDLSKETRTDQPKLKEKEAGQTVATQEKYMVQQTHIERKEDKHSQPVEDMKRHTAEDVNNQEYASCGSPQSKSELTKS, encoded by the coding sequence ttgGACAAAGAGAACCTGCGAATGTGATTGTAAAAGAAGAGCTAGCTGAAAATATGGAAGCCATGCCACCAGAATCAACTGATAAGGATGGTGTGGAAGATGGACAGAAAGATGTTCAAGAAGCTAATGAACAGTTGCCACCAGAGGAAGAAAAAGTAGAAGAGCTAGAACAGCCCAGTGAATCTCAGTCTAATGATGTCGgatttaaaaaagtttttaaatttgTTGGTTTCAAGTTTACTGTTAAAAAAGATAAGACTGAAAAGTCTGAACCTGTTCAGCTACTGACtgtaaaaaaagaggaagaagaagtgGCAGCAAATGGAGCTGGAGATCATAAAGAAGTCAAGATAGAAACAGTGGAGGAAGCAACAGAAAGTGAAGTGACCCACCCTGCAGAAAAAATTGAAGAAGAACCGAAAAGTGAGGAAAGGAAAGATGAATCTCTTCCTGAAAAGGTAGCAGAAAGCCCAAGTGAGGAAGCTGAAGGAAACAAagaggcagaaggaaaaaaagaacctAGCAAGTCACCAGAGTCTCCAACAAATGGATTAGTTAATGAAACCGCATCACCACTAAGAAAATTCTTTACTCAGGGTTGGGCTGGGTTTAGGAAAAAGACAAGTTTTAGGAAACCTAAAGAGGATGAGCAGCAGGCTcctgagaaagaaaaggaagagcaAGAAAGGGAAGTGGCAGAGATCCCAGTAGAAGCAAGTGAGAAGGAGAAaactgagaaagaaaaggaagagcaAGAAAGGGAAATGGGAGAGGTCCCAGTAGAAGCAAGTGAGAAGGAGAAaactgagaaagaaaaggaagagcaAGAAAGGGAAGTGGCAGAGATCCCAGTAGAAGCAAGTTTGAAGGAGGAAGTTGTTATTCCTTCTGAACAGTCACTTCCACAAGAGACAACTGAAAGTGTAAACAAGGAATCTGAACTGTCCCTTGAAGAAAAAGTAGACCTATCCCCTgaagaaaaatcaaaaccagTGAAAGAATGTAAAATATCCTTAGAAGAAAAAGTTGAAATACACTTTGAAGAGAAATCTGAACTACCAGCTTCCATGACCATGGAAATATTTGGtgaaaaattagaaaaatctAAAGGCAGATCTAAAGAAGAATATGAACCTGTATCTCCAAAGACAGCAGAAGTATTTGGTGAAAAAATTGAGAAATCTGAACCAAAAGCTCCACTGGCAACTGAAATCTTTGATGAAAAGTTAGAGACAGAGGAAGAAGTTCATGTTAGCACTACAGAGGAGAAAGAGGTAAAGATAGAACAGATGCCCTCCTCAGCTTCTGAACAATCAGTTGAAGGAGATGGTGAGCTACAAAGAATTCAACCCACTGAGGAACAAATACAAGCCAAAGAAACAGTATGCATAGTAGTAGACGACCACATCAAGCAAACAGAACCAAGCTCTGAAGATGCAGCTGCATGTAAGCCTCCAGACGGCATCACAACTGAGGTTGAACTGTTGTCATCACAAGAAAGAGCCAAAGTGCAAGGCAGCCCCTTAAAGAAACTTTTTACAGGGACTGGCTTAAAGAAGCTTTCTGGAAAGAAGCAtaaaggaaagagagaagaaaCTAAGCCAGGGGAACAAGCAGAACAAATTCAACATTTAGCTGATTCCCCAGAAAGTCCAGAAGAACAAAAGGCAGAGAGCTCTGCCTCTTCACCTGAAGAATCAACAGAGCCTCCTTCTGTGGAGAAAGCCATAGATGCAACGCGGGTCACTGAAACCGAAGGAGTAATTTCAGATGTAGAGAGGAAAAGAGAGTGTGTAACTCCTTGGGCATCATTTAAAAAGATGGTGACTCCCAAAAAACGTGTCAGAAGGCCTTCTGAAAGtgacaaagaagaagaaattgaTAAGGCAAAGAGTGCTACCTTGTCTTCTACTGAAAGTGcagtctctgaaaatcaggaagaAACTAAAGTAAATGGTGAGGAGCAGAAGCTAGAAAAAAGCATAGAAGAGCCAAAACGAAAGGTTGATACTTCTGTATCATGGGAAGCCTTAATTTGTGTAGGCTCCTCTAAGAAAAGAGCTAGGAAATCGTCCTCTTCTGATGAGGAAGTAGGACAGAGGCTTGCTCAAGAAGGCCAAAAAATAGATGAAGTTGGCCAAAGCAAAGAAACTGCACCAGACATGATCCTAACTAGTTCCCAAGAAAGTGATCAAGGACAAGGAAGTTCCTCACCAGAACAAGCTGGGAGTCCATCTGAAGGAGAGGGTGTTTCAACCTGGGAATCATTTAAAAGGCTAGTCACTCCAAGAAGAAAATCCAAAACCAAAATGGAAGAGAGAACTGAAGAATCTGTGTTAGTTTCCAGCATAGAACATTCTACTTCAGATGGTGAACCTGGAAAAGAAGAAACatgggtttctttaaaaaaattaatacctGGTCGTCGGAAGAAAAAGTCAGATGGGAAGCCAGAACAAGCTTGTGTTGAGGAAGCTGGAGAAGAGATGACAGAAACCAATGAAGAAGACTCTGATGTTCCAGCTGTTGTTCCTTTATCTGAGTACGAAGCAGCTGAACAAGAGAAAATTGAGGCCCAACAAGCAACACAAGCTGAGGCAATAAGGGAAGAAACTTTAGATGAAAAGAGAGCTGAAAAATTAGAAGATACCTTAATTATTGAGCAATCTAATGAAGGACTGGTTCATGCAGTTACTGTGACTGTTgtagagggagagagagcagttACCAGTATTGAAGAAAGGTCACCATCTTGGATATCTGCTACTGTGACAGAGTCCATTGAACAGGAAAAAGATGATGAAGAACAAACTGAGCAGATATTTGAAACTGAAGTTGTTGTAGAAAAGACAGTGGTGGTTACTAAAACTTTGCCAGAGTTGAGAAAGGATATTAGTGATGATACTATAGTAAGTGAGCTGGAGTTAACCTCAGAAGCATTGACAGCACTGGAAGAGGCAACAGAAGTTTCCTGTGGTGAAGAGGCAACAGAAGTGTCCCTTGCAGAGGAGACGACTGAGATGGTTTCTGCTGTGTCACAGTTAACTGAATCCCCAGATACTACAGAAgaagttacacctgtgcaagagCTAGAAGGGACTGAGCAAAATTTAGAagaattaaataaacaaacacaggACATTCTAGAGGAAGTTGTAGAAAGAGTGAAGCTATCAGATGAAGTACAGATGATTAGTGAAAGAACTGTGACAGTCATTCAGTCAATGCAGAAAATTGGATCTGAAATGAAAGATGAAGCTAATGAAGTTACAGTCATATGCAAAGAAACTGTGTTGGTTGAACAGTCCTTAAAGAAAGAAGAACCTAAAGAGGCTGACATTCAACATATGGAAAGTGCAGGAAGTGTTCAAGGTAGAAATGAAGCTGACGAAAGTGTTCTACAGGAAGTGTCAGAGATGAGTGAAAAGTGTGCAGAGATGAAGGAACACACAGAAGAAGCTAAAAGTCGGGATAGATTGGCAGATGAAAGTCAGTGGCAAGAAACTGAACAAGCATTTATAGAAAGACATGAAGAAACATCTGAAGTAGAAGGGATTCTAGAGAAATGTAAATTGAAAGAGGAGGAATTTTACAGTGGTGTCACAATAACTACCAAGGCAGAGCATGAAGTGAAAGCTGAGTATGTTACAGTAGTAAAACAACAAGAAATTTCAACTGAAGAGGCCAAAGTGAATTTAATAGAAATAATTCCAGGTGAAATCACAGATGAAGGTGCTCCAGAAGTGGATGGATCTGAAAGTGAAACACATGAAGCAAAGCTTGAGCTGTCCCAGGAATTTAAGCAAGTGGTGGACATGGTGCCTAACTTAGAATCAAAATGCATGAAAGTAACCGTAACAGAAGCCCCTTTGCAGAGTGAGGCAGAAGATGCCATGCTCACTTTGGAATCAAAACATTCAGAAGCAACTGCAGCTCAGTCCCCCATACCGAGTGAGGAGACTGACATCCCAGTGCAGAGTGAAAGGGAACATGCCAGGGAGGCCTTAGAACCAAGAAGCACAGAAGCACTTGTAGATGAGtcccctgtgcagagagagataGAAGATGCTGTGCTTATCTTAGAATCAGAATGCACTGAAGCAGTTGCAGCTGAAGCTCCAGTGCAGAGTGATGTGACTGAGGCTTCTGTGCAAAGTGAGGGGCAAGATGCTATGCTTAGCTTGGAATCAAAGGGCACTGAGGCCACTGTACAGAGGGAGGTGACTGAGGCCACCATGCAGAGTGAGGTGGAAGGAATTGCTACTGAGGGGGTGATGCAGAGTGAGGTAACTGAGGCTCCTGTGAAGAAAGAGATGGAAGATGCTGTGCTTATCTTAGAATCAGAATGCACTGAAACAGTTTCATCTGAGGCTCCAATGCAGAGGGATGTGTCTGAGGCCGCTGTGCAGAGTGGGGTGGAAGATGCCGCGCATATTGTAGAAAAAGAATGCACAAAAGCACTGGCAAGTGAGGTGCAAGATGCCGTGCTTCTCTTGGAATCAGAATGCACAGAAACAATTGCTGCTGAGGCCACTGTGCAGAGTGAGGTAACTGAGGAGGCCACAGTGCAGAATGAGGTGGAAGAAATTGCCCCTACGGCCACAGTGCAGAACGAGGTGGACGATTCCATGCTTACCTTAGAATCAAAATGCACAGAAATCACTGCTCTAGAGACCACCATGAAGAGCGAGGGAACTGAGATTCCTATGCAGAGTGAGATGGAAGATGCCCTGCTTTCCTTAGAATCAAAATGCACAGACGCAATTGTAACTGGGGATGCCGTGCAGagtggggtaactgaggcaccTGTGAAGAGAGAGGTAGAAGATGCTGCGCTTACCTTAGAATCAGAACGCACTGAAGCAGTTGCAGCTGAGGCTCCCATGCAGAATGATGTAGAAGATGCCCTGTCTAAATTAGAATCAGAATACCCGGGGGCAGTTGTAAATGGGGCCCCTCTACAGAGTCCTAAAGAACTGCCTGTGTATGGAAAGGGAGATAAAGAGGAGCCCATGGAAGCAAAACAAATACTTCTGCTGCCTGCTACAAGTTCAAATGACAATCAGCGAGAGGAAACCAAGTTTGAGCTAATGATGGAAGTTGAAAAAGATTTGTTTGAATCTGGAAAATTGGAACTTGCAAGTGGTGATAAACTTTATTTGACTCCAGTGCAGCAAGAGATTTTAGCTGTGCAGCTGGAAGATACTGGCTCACCCATTCCTAGTGTTGAAAGCTCGGAGGCTCAGAAAGCATCTGTGCCTGTAACAGCTGCAGCAATTGAAGAACAAATCATTGCAGAAACTGTAACATCTATGGAAAGCTCAGCTGAAACTTTGAAGCCTTTAGCAGCAGTGTCTGAAAAACTCTTTTCTGATCTAGTCCAAGATATTACCATTGCTCATTCAGGATTTGGGGCTGCGGGCGGTAGGAGTGAAGAAACTGCAACAATGTCAGTATCAGAGATGACCGCTGCAACCGTGAATGGAATGACTGAGGCAGCAACAAGCTGTACACAACCTGATTTGGTCAAAAAAGATTACGTGGATGACGCAACACAGGGGAAGGAGCAACAGAAGCCAGAGTGTAGGGAAGAAGCTGAGAAAAAAACAGTTTCTCAAGATAAAAAAAGCCCATCTCTAACCCACATAGAATTCGAAAAAGATATTGTTCAGTCTGTCACTATAGAATCTCAGAGTACAAAAATTGTATTAAAGATCATTCAGACTGCTGTTGACAAACTCGAGAGAACAGAAGAGCCAGCTGCTGTGTGCATGGCATCTGAATCACAGCAGCAGATTGAATCAGCAGACGGAAGTCAAAAAGGTATAAATATATCTGAAGTTCAGGGAAGTGTACAGGCTCATCAGCAGCTTCTTGTAAAAGGTGAAAAGACAATAGAGGGTAAAGAACAAGAGTTCCAGCAACCAAGTACAGTCAAACATACTATTTTAACACAGTCTGCAGAGAAACAAGCTACTCTAGAACAAACAGAAGATGTGCCATTAATTTCTGATTTGTCAAAAGAGGGAGAAATTCAGGATTCAGGAAAGATTGTAGCTGTCCCTGAAGGTGTTTCAAGTGAAAGTTTAGGGGCTCAAAAATCAGTGATAGATATGAGTGTTTCAGAAGACTTATCCAAAGAGACAAGAACAGACCAACCAAAGCTAAAGGAAAAAGAAGCCGGGCAGACTGTGGCCACCCAAGAGAAATATATGGTTCAGCAAACACATATAGAAAGGAAGGAAGACAAACATAGCCAACCAGTGGAAGACATGAAGAGACACACAGCGGAAGATGTAAATAATCAAGAATATGCATCTTGTGGGAGTCCACAATCAAAGTCAGAGCTCACCAAATCTTGA